TCAACTCCGCGGACGCCCCAGAGCTCATCCTTTAGATCGACGACTGCTTCGTAATAGGCCTGACCGCGGCGAATTCCTAATCGGTGATGCCCCGTTTCAGACAGCACCCGCCGGATCGCCATAACAGTCGTTTTCTCCACCTCAGTACCATCGATCGTCAGGATTTGATCGCCCTTGCGGATGCCTGCTGTTGCGGCTGGCCCGCCCTCGGTAAGTGAGAGAACAGCGACCGACGAGGCAAATCGAGCTATTTCCATCGCGCTTAAATCAAGGTGGTCCGGGCGTGAGAATCCTTTTCCCGGTCGCAGGTACATTACGTTCTTCGGAAAATCAAACACGACAAAGTACCTCGACAGGAACCCGAGGCCGAGGGCGCATATCGGCAATCGTCCGAAAATCAACCCACGATGCACGTCGTCGCCAATTGCAAAGGCCCTGCTGCGGCCCAGTTTTACTTGAACATTTCCATTTACAAACTTCGCCTCGCGCGTCCTCCATGAGGGAATGATCAGTCGGTCGTCCGTTAGACGATCATACGTCGGCCCGTCGATTCCCCCGGCAAACATGCCGGAGCCGCCGGTGTCCACGAGGAACTCCATCGGAGGACGGTCGGCGACTGCCCCGCGCACGACAGGGCAACCGGCGAACTTGCCAGAGTTTCGATCAATCGGCACAGGGCGGCCAACAGCGGGATCCGCCGCGCGGTGAATGCATACCCTTCCCTCGTCGAAATCGATGGAAACTACCATTGCGAAGAGCACGTCCATCCCGAGGACGCCATCTATCTTTTCGTGGATGATATCCATGGCATGTCGCAAGTCGAGGCACGCGACCCCGCCGCGCGGCTGTACTTCAATCCTGTCGAAGCGCATTCGTGGTGTCTGAAACATGTCAATTTCGAGCCCTCCGAACGGGGATCGCATCACCGATCGTCTAACGGGTGCGCCAAGCTCCTTGCGATGCGCGACGTCAAAGAGTGTGCATGGGGCGCCGGTATCAAGTAGCATCTTGAATGTTGACCAGCGCCTTCCAGAGGGTGCGCCCGGCGCAGCGACCTCCATCGTTACGGGAATGACAAGTGGAGCGCCATCCCTTTCCACTGTGAATTCTGCTATGACCGCGCCGCGCCTACCTGGAGGCGCTCCGTGTTCTTCGGCATGGCAGTGCCATGGTTTAAACGCGGCGGTGGCCCAAAAGACGACGATCAGCGCCGCCAGCACATCGCGGCCTCGCAATTTCGAGCCACGCTTCGGGTAACAGTTGTCAGTCGCAGCGCTGTATCGGCGCGAAGACCGATTCCACACGGAACGCCTCCTTTCTCGTATGCACTGAGCAGGCGTGTAAACTGTCAGGCTAGCTACTTGGATTCGCTGGTCCACCGATGCTGATTCCGCCCCCAAATCCGGAATCGTACGGGCTAAATCCCGGACCGGCTCCAAAGCCACCGTAGAGCCACGG
Above is a window of Pirellulales bacterium DNA encoding:
- a CDS encoding aspartyl protease family protein; protein product: MEVAAPGAPSGRRWSTFKMLLDTGAPCTLFDVAHRKELGAPVRRSVMRSPFGGLEIDMFQTPRMRFDRIEVQPRGGVACLDLRHAMDIIHEKIDGVLGMDVLFAMVVSIDFDEGRVCIHRAADPAVGRPVPIDRNSGKFAGCPVVRGAVADRPPMEFLVDTGGSGMFAGGIDGPTYDRLTDDRLIIPSWRTREAKFVNGNVQVKLGRSRAFAIGDDVHRGLIFGRLPICALGLGFLSRYFVVFDFPKNVMYLRPGKGFSRPDHLDLSAMEIARFASSVAVLSLTEGGPAATAGIRKGDQILTIDGTEVEKTTVMAIRRVLSETGHHRLGIRRGQAYYEAVVDLKDELWGVRGVDADNEHAESRESAGRRP